The Streptomyces collinus DNA segment GGTATGACCGAGACCGACGAGGCCGGGGCCTTCTCCGCCGGGACCGCATGGCCCTCGGCGCACCGCGATCCGAGTACCGGCATGGTCGACCTCCGGCGCGTCGGGGCGCACCCGGACCACTGGTACCCGGTCGCACTGTCGAAGAACGTGCGCAGCACGCGGACGTTCGCGACATCGTTCGCCGGCGAGCGCATCGCGCTCTACCGCGGGGAGAGCGGCACCGTGTACGCGCTGGAGGACCGGTGCGCACACCGTCAGGTGCCGCTGAGCATGGGCGTCGTGGAGGGCGAGGCACTGCGCTGCTGCTACCACGCGTGGGCCTACCGGGGCGACGGCCGCATCTCGCAGATCCCCTACCTCTCCAAGGGCGACGGCCGGCCGCCGCGCGGCGTGCGCGGCTACCCCGTCCGCGAGGCGTACGGCCTGGTGTTCGTGTTCCCCGGCGACCCGGACAAGGCCGCCGCCGCCCCGCTGCCCGACCTGCCGGCGTTCGGCTCGCCGCGGTACAGGACGATGACGTACTCCCGGACCGTGCGCTGCCACTACTCGTTCATGCACGAGAACCTCCTCGACATGAACCACCAGTTCTTCCACCGGGGCGTGGTGGGCAGACTCCGTCCCGAACTGCTCGACTCCCGGACCGACGAGCGGTCCGTGGAGGCCAGGTACCTGTTCAGCCACGCCGGGGGCAAACGGAACCGCGGGGCCAGCCTGCTGGCCTCCGAGGGCATCGGCGGCAGCGACTCCCGCGACGTCATGACGATCCGCACCGAGTACCCGTACCAGACCCTCGACCTGGTCCCGGAGAACACCGAACGGCCGGCCTTCCGGCTCTGGGCCGCCTATGTGCCCGAGGACGCCGAGCAGCGCAGATGTCACACGTTCGGCCTTCTCATGATCGAGAAGCCGCGGGTTCCCGGCGCTCTGCAACTGGCCTGGCCGCTCATCAGGCGTTTCACCGAGCGGGTGTTCGCCGAGGACCGGATGGCCGTCGAGGCCGAGCAGCGGGCCTGGGACGAGCAGGGCGAGGACCGCAACCGCGAGGTGTTCTCCCTGATCCTGGACGTCCGGGAGGTGCTGCGCACCAACGGCGTCCCGATCCGCCCCCGGGCCGTCGCGTGCGGCGCCGCCTCGATGTGCGGCGGCCATGACCGCGGGCCGGTTCCGGGAGTGGACGCCGGCGCCCCCTGAGGGCCGACGCGGTCGCGGCGGCCCGCCACCGAGGCGCAGCCCGGGGGCACTGGCGCCGCACCCGGTCAGCGACTCCCCGAGCGTACGTTCCTGCTCGGTCATCGCCTCACTGGCCTCGCCTCGGGGCCGCGGCGGGCACCGCGTTCCCGGCCCGGCCGCGCCCTGTCGAGAAAGGCCCCGTCCGCAGCGGTCGCGGACGGGGCCTCGCCCTCCGGTCAGAACTTGGGCTGCGGGGACTGCGCCCGGACCAGTTCCCGCGCCTCCGCCTCCGTCGCCACGGACGGCGGGGAACCGGCCAGCGGCTTGTTGGCGGTCTCGCGCATGCACAGCACGGCGATGACGCCGATGACCGCGGCGCCGGTGGCGTAGTACGCCGGCATGAGGGTCGAGTCGAAGGTGCTGATCAGGGCGGTGATCACCAGCGGTGTCGTACCGCCGAAGACCGAGGTGGCCAGGTTGTAGGCCACCGAGAGCGAGCCGTAGCGCACCTGCGTGGGGAATATCGCCGGGAGCGCCGCCGACATCGTGCCGAGCATCGGCAGCAGGGAGAGCCCCATCAGCAGCAGGCCCAGGGTGATGAGGACGACGTTGCCCTGCCTGATGAGCCAGAACGACGGCAGGGACAGGAACAGGAATCCGAGCATCCCCGTCATCAGCAGCGGCTTGCGCCCGAAGCGGTCCGAGAGCCGCCCGACCTGGTTGATGAGGAGCATCTGCACCACCATCACCACGACCAGGATCAGCAGGCCGTGGTTGGTGCCGTAGCCCAGCTCGTCGGACAGGTACGTCGGCATGTACGACAGCAGCATGTAGTCGGTGATGTTGTACGCCGCGACCAGCGCGAGGCACAGCAGCAGCGGCCGCCAGTACCGGGTGAAGATCTTGCCGAGGTCGGAGGCGGCCGAGGTCTCCACGGCGTCGGCGGCCTCGCTCGCCTTCGCCCGGCCGCCCTCCAGCTTCTGGAAGGCGGGCGTCTCGTCCAGCTTGAGCCGCAGGTAGAGCCCGATGAGGCCGAGCGGGGCCGCGACCAGGAACGGCACGCGCCAGCCCCACGACAGCATCTGGTCGTCGCTGAGGAGCGTTTGCAGGAGGACGACGAGGCCGGAGGCCCCGACGTAGCCGGCGAGCGTGCCGAGCTCCAGGAAGCTGCCGAAGAAGCCGCGCCGCTTGTCGGGCGCGTACTCGGCGATGAACGTCGAGGCGCCCCCGTACTCCCCGCCGGTCGAGAAGCCCTGCACCAGCCGGAAGAAGATCAGCAGGGCCGGGGCCCACAGACCGATCGCGGCGTGCGAGGGGACCAGGCCGATGGCGAAGGTCCCCACCGCCATCATGATCATGGTGAGGGAGAGGATGCGCTTGCGCCCGACCTTGTCCCCGAGCGGTCCGAAGACCATGCCGCCCAAGGGGCGCACCAGGAAGGCCACGGCGAACGTCGCGAAGGACCCGAGCAGCTGGGCGGTGTCGTTGCCGGAGGGGAAGAAGACCCTTCCGATGGTCGACGCCAGATAGCTGTAGATGCCGAAGTCGTACCACTCCATGGCGTTGCCGAGGGCGGCGGCCTTGGTGGCGCGTTTGACCGCCGCGTCGTCGGTCACCGTGATGTCGCTGCGGCGCAGCTTCGGGTGACGGCGTTTCTCGATCGCCCGGAACAGCACCCGGTGTCGTCTCACAGCCGCGGGATCCACCGACTCGTCGTTGTCGGTCGCAGCCATCACGTGGTTCCTTTCGCCGGTCGCAACTCCAAGCACAACGCCTGCACAGATCTCGCGCGCTCAAACGATCCCCTTCGCGCGGCGCCCGGCCGACCACGCACCGTGACACACGGGTGCCCAGGGTGAGAGGCGGGTCGCCGCACCGCCCGGGAGGATCTCCGGGACGGGTGTGTGCCCGTGCCCCGGCGGGGGAACTTGACTCGCCGGGTGCGTGCCTGGTGAGAGGAGCCCAAGTGACAGCGTCGGCGGAGGGCGGCCGGAACCAGGGCACGCAGCAGGACGGGTACGAGCCGGACCCGAAGCGGTGGCGGGCCCTGTGGGTCACGCTGGTGGCCGGCTTCATGAGCCTGCTGGACGTGTCGATCGTGGCGGTCGCCCTGCCCACCATCCAGCAGGAGCTGCACGCCTCCGCGGCCGAGGTGCAGTGGGTGGTGTCCGGCTACGCCCTCTCCTTCGGCCTGGCCCTCGTCACCGCCGGCCGCCTCGGCGACGCCCTGGACCGGCGCCGCATCTTCCTCGTCGCCCTCAGCGGCTTCGTGCTGTGCAGCGCGGCCTGCGGAGCGGCCCCGAACATCACGCTGCTGGTGGTGGCCCGGCTCGCCCAGGGCCTGGCGGCCGGCTTCATGGCCCCGCAGAACTCCGCGCTCATCCAGCAGATGTTCCGGGGTGCCGAACGCGGCCGCGCCTTCGGCTTCTTCGGCGCCACCGTCGGCATCTCCTCCGGCATCGGCCCCCTCGCCGGCGGCCTGATCCTGGCGCTGGCCGACGGCGCCCAGGGCTGGCGGTGGATCTTCTACGTCAACGTCCCCATCGGCATCCTCGCGCTCCTCCTCGGACGCCGCCTGCTGCCCCGCACCCGGCGCTCCGGACGGGAACACGTCGACCTGCCCGGCGTCGCGCTCCTCGGCCTCGGGGTCCTCGCGCTCATGTACCCACTGGTGCAGGCGGAGACCGGCGGCCTCGTCCGGCTGTGGTGGATGTTCCCGGCCGGCGCCGCGCTCCTGTTCGTCTTCACCCGCCGGCAGCGCCGCCTCGTGGACCGCGGTACCCAGCCGCTGCTCGACCCGCGCCTGTTCACCACCGTGCGCGGATACGCCGTCGGCGCGGGCGTCGGCACGCTCTACTTCATCGGCTTCAGCGGCGTCTGGCTGGTCTTCGCCCTCTTCTACCAGCGCGGCCTCGGCTTCTCCCCGCTCGAATCCGGCCTCGCCGTGACGCCCTTCGCCCTCGGCTCGGCGTTCGCGGCCGCCGTCTCGGGCCGGCTGGTGGACCGGCTGGGCCGGCTGCTCACGGTGGGCGGGCTCACGGGCGTGATCCTCGGCCTGGGCGGCGCCGCGCTGCTGCTGCGCTTCGCGCCCCTCGACATCGCGCCCTGGATCGCCGCCCCGGTCCTGTTCCTCGGCGGCGTCGGCGGCGGATGCGTGATCTCCCCCAACATCACCATGACGCTGCGCGACGTGCCCGTGCACATGGCGGGAGCGGCGGGCGGCGCCCTGCAGACCGGGCAGCGGCTCGGCGCCGCGGTGGGCACCGCCGCCCTGCCCGGCCTCTACTACCTGGTGCTCGGCAGCAGGAGCGACGACTACCGCGGTGCCCTCTTCCTCGCGATGGTCGCCGGGCTCGTCGGCATGGCCGCGTCCCTGGCTCTCGCGGCGTACGACTGGCGGCGCGACCGGCGGGCCGGGGAGCAGCACCGCGCCTGCCCGGACGACATCGCCCACAGCCCCGTGCACGCCCGGCAGACCTGAGCGTCACCCGTTCACGAGGGGCTCCGGCGCTGCCGTTGCGGCGTCGTCCAGCTCGCCGCGCAGCGCGCCGAGGGCGAAGGCCGTCATGGACGCCAGGATCAGCAGCGCGAGCGGGCCCCAGATCGCGGGCAGGGCCCAGAACGGCCAGTCGTTGGCCGCCTGCGCCCACAGCGTCAGGACCGCCGTGCCGCCCAGTGCGACGCCGTGCCACCGCACCATCTTCGCCGCGGTGGTGTGCCGCGGCTCGCCCCGCGCGAAGAGGGGCCACAGCCCGCCCGCGAGGGCCGCCAGGCCGAACGAGGTGCAGGCCAGCGCACCGCCCAGACGGTCCTCTGGCCATCCCACCGGCCCGTCGGACGTCTGCTGCCGCCGGCCCTCGGCGTCCCGTACCTCGACGACCTGACCGTGCCAGATCACACCGACGACCTTCTCGTCCGGCTGCATCTCGGACATCACGGGCTCGGTGCGCAGGAACGTCACCTTCCAGGGCTGGCCCGACGGCGGCACCAGCTCCGCCTCCGGGGACTCGCTCCGCTCACCGCGGTTCAGGGCGGCGCGCCGCACGGTGAACTGCTGCTCCCACACGCACCCCGACGCTTCCACGGGGACGGCGGCGCAGGCCGGTGCGCCGCGGTACTCCCGCTCCCGCTCCAGCGCCCCGCGGATCTGGAAGGCGGACGCCACCCCGACGCCGAGCGCCACGACCGCGAGCAGCACCCACATCACGGACCGCATGACCCCGTGCCCCGACGACCCCACCGTGCCTCATCCCCCTCCGCGGACGGAAACCCGCGGAGCATTGGAACACGCCTCAGGTGCCGGTGTGGACCCGCCGGCCGTCGACGAAGGTCTCCAGGACCCGGGTGGCGGCGATCTCCTCGGGCGGTCCCGCGAACGGGTCGCGGTCGAGGACGACGAGGTCGGCCGCCTTGCCGACGGTGATGCTGCCGGTGGTGGCGTCGAGCTGGTTCACGTACGCGCTGCCCGCCGTGTACGCGGCGACGGCGGTGCCGAGGTCGATGCGCTGCTCCGGGAAGAAGGCCGGGGCGCCCCCGGGAGCCTCGGGGGAGACGCGGTTGACGGCGACATGGATGGCCTGGAGCGGGTCGGGACTGCTGACGGGCCAGTCGCTGCCGGCGGCGAGGGTCGCCCCGGCGCGCAGCAGATCCCCGAACGGGTACTGCCACGCGCCGCGTTCCGCCCCCAGGAAGGGCAGGGTCAGCTCGTCCATCTGCGGTTCGTGGGCGGCCCACAGCATCTGCAGGTTGGCGCTCGCGCCCAGCGCGCGAAAACGGGGCAGGTCGTCGGGGTGGACGACCTGGAGGTGCGCCAGGTGGTGCCGCGTGTCGCGACGGCCGT contains these protein-coding regions:
- the proP gene encoding glycine betaine/L-proline transporter ProP, with translation MAATDNDESVDPAAVRRHRVLFRAIEKRRHPKLRRSDITVTDDAAVKRATKAAALGNAMEWYDFGIYSYLASTIGRVFFPSGNDTAQLLGSFATFAVAFLVRPLGGMVFGPLGDKVGRKRILSLTMIMMAVGTFAIGLVPSHAAIGLWAPALLIFFRLVQGFSTGGEYGGASTFIAEYAPDKRRGFFGSFLELGTLAGYVGASGLVVLLQTLLSDDQMLSWGWRVPFLVAAPLGLIGLYLRLKLDETPAFQKLEGGRAKASEAADAVETSAASDLGKIFTRYWRPLLLCLALVAAYNITDYMLLSYMPTYLSDELGYGTNHGLLILVVVMVVQMLLINQVGRLSDRFGRKPLLMTGMLGFLFLSLPSFWLIRQGNVVLITLGLLLMGLSLLPMLGTMSAALPAIFPTQVRYGSLSVAYNLATSVFGGTTPLVITALISTFDSTLMPAYYATGAAVIGVIAVLCMRETANKPLAGSPPSVATEAEARELVRAQSPQPKF
- a CDS encoding aromatic ring-hydroxylating oxygenase subunit alpha; its protein translation is MTETDEAGAFSAGTAWPSAHRDPSTGMVDLRRVGAHPDHWYPVALSKNVRSTRTFATSFAGERIALYRGESGTVYALEDRCAHRQVPLSMGVVEGEALRCCYHAWAYRGDGRISQIPYLSKGDGRPPRGVRGYPVREAYGLVFVFPGDPDKAAAAPLPDLPAFGSPRYRTMTYSRTVRCHYSFMHENLLDMNHQFFHRGVVGRLRPELLDSRTDERSVEARYLFSHAGGKRNRGASLLASEGIGGSDSRDVMTIRTEYPYQTLDLVPENTERPAFRLWAAYVPEDAEQRRCHTFGLLMIEKPRVPGALQLAWPLIRRFTERVFAEDRMAVEAEQRAWDEQGEDRNREVFSLILDVREVLRTNGVPIRPRAVACGAASMCGGHDRGPVPGVDAGAP
- a CDS encoding MFS transporter, with protein sequence MTASAEGGRNQGTQQDGYEPDPKRWRALWVTLVAGFMSLLDVSIVAVALPTIQQELHASAAEVQWVVSGYALSFGLALVTAGRLGDALDRRRIFLVALSGFVLCSAACGAAPNITLLVVARLAQGLAAGFMAPQNSALIQQMFRGAERGRAFGFFGATVGISSGIGPLAGGLILALADGAQGWRWIFYVNVPIGILALLLGRRLLPRTRRSGREHVDLPGVALLGLGVLALMYPLVQAETGGLVRLWWMFPAGAALLFVFTRRQRRLVDRGTQPLLDPRLFTTVRGYAVGAGVGTLYFIGFSGVWLVFALFYQRGLGFSPLESGLAVTPFALGSAFAAAVSGRLVDRLGRLLTVGGLTGVILGLGGAALLLRFAPLDIAPWIAAPVLFLGGVGGGCVISPNITMTLRDVPVHMAGAAGGALQTGQRLGAAVGTAALPGLYYLVLGSRSDDYRGALFLAMVAGLVGMAASLALAAYDWRRDRRAGEQHRACPDDIAHSPVHARQT